In one window of Bacteroidales bacterium DNA:
- a CDS encoding helix-turn-helix transcriptional regulator, which translates to MKTKSNNSETSSWSEIKDRVYGKAGTERRDNLEREAESFKIGLLLKKARESRHMTQEELGQIIDKKREYISRVENNGSNITLSTLFDIVEKGLGGKVNISIEV; encoded by the coding sequence ATGAAAACAAAAAGCAACAATAGCGAAACCTCTTCGTGGTCGGAAATCAAAGACCGTGTTTACGGAAAAGCTGGTACTGAAAGACGCGATAATCTTGAGAGAGAGGCTGAATCCTTCAAAATTGGACTTCTGCTAAAGAAAGCCCGTGAATCCCGACACATGACACAGGAAGAACTAGGACAAATTATTGATAAGAAAAGAGAGTATATTTCCCGCGTAGAAAATAATGGCAGCAACATAACTCTAAGCACTTTATTTGATATTGTCGAAAAAGGGCTTGGCGGGAAAGTCAATATATCTATAGAAGTCTGA